The window CGCCCGGATCCGCTAGCCCCAACGCGCAACGACCGGCCGTAGGCTCGACCTGTGTCGATCCGGCAGTTGACCGTGCTCGGTACCGCCAGTCAGGTGCCCCACCCGTCATCGCAACCACAACGGGTCCTTGCTGCGCTGGGACGGCGAGGGGCTGTTGTTCGACCCAGGGGAGGGGACCCAGCGGCAACTGACGCTGGCCGGCGTCGCGGCAAGTAGTGTGACTCGACTATGCCTGAGCCATTTCCACGGTGACCACGGCCTCGGTGTGCCGGGCATCTTGCAAGCGCCTGTCAGTAGATCAGCTGAACCCAGTACGGGCGTACTTCCCCGCGTTGGGCCAGGAGTATTTCGCCCGGCTGCGGCACGCCTGTGTTGTTCCACGACGTCGTCGGCCTGCGCGAGCAGCCGGTTGCGGGGATGGGCCGATCGCCGGGGGCATGTTCGGGACCCTAAAGGCGCGGCGCCTGGACCACCCCATCGGGGTAGGGGCCGAAACCGGATGAATGTCCTGGGTCGCAACCGAAGGGACCTTTGGACATAGGACGGGTGGCCTGCTGCCCTCCCGCCAGCGCAGTGGCGGCGTGCACGATCGAACACCCGAGGGAAGGGGATGCTCATGAAGGCAAAAATCGGAGACTGGCTGGTGATCAAGGGCACGACGATCGATCTACCGGACCAGCGTGGACTAATCACCGAGGTTCACTCGTCCGATGGTTCACCACCGTATCTGGTGCGGTGGCTGGAAACGGAGCACGTGGCCACGGTGTTCCCGGGGCCGGACGCGGTCGTCGTCACTGCGGAAGAGCAGGAAGAAGCCGACGAGCGCGCGCAACACCGATTCGGGGCGGTGCAGTCGGAGATTCTCCTCGGCAAGAGCAAATAGGCGGCTGCGGGGGTCGGGCGATGAAGTCGGCGACGACGGCCGGGTGGCCCGCGAAGGTCCGGCGGCGGGACGGGACACTCGTCCCGTTCGACGTCGCCCGGATCGAGACCGCGATCGCGCGGGCGGCCCGCGAGGTGGCATATGACGGCCCCGATATGCCGGTCACCGTTGCGAGGGCCGTTGCCGATGCACTAGGGCCCAGGATTGCGCCCGTCGAGGAGATCCAGGATTTCGTCGAGGCGCGGCTGGGCGAAACCGGTCTCGATGACGTCGCACGCGCCTACATCATCTACCGGCAGCAGCGCGCCGAGCTGCGTGCAGCGAAAGCGTTGCTCGGGGTCCGTGACGACTTGAAGCTGAGCTTGGCTGCCGTGACGGTGCTACGCGAACGCTATCTGCTGCGCGACGAGAAAGGTATGCCGAGCGAGTCAACTGGCGAGATGATGGATCGGGCGGCGCGCTTCGTCGCAGCGGCCGAGGACGACTACCTGCCCGGCTCCTCGACGCGGCGGGCCGAAGAGTTTTCGGCGCTGCTGCGCAAGCTTGAGTTTCTGCCGAATTCGCCCACGCTGATGAACGCCGGCACTGAACTTGGCCTGCTTTCTGGCTGTTTCGTTCTGCCGGTTGAGGATTCGCTACACTCGATCTTCACCACTTTGGGACAGGCCGCTGAGATTCAGCGGAGCGGCGGCGGCACCGGCTATTCGTTCAGCCACCTGCGACCCGCCGGGGATCGGGTGGCCAGCACGGGCGGCACGGCCAGCGGACCGGTGTCCTTTCTGCGGCTGTATGACACAGCTGCGGGTGTCGTCTCCATGGGCGGACGTCGGCGCGGTGCCTGCATGGCGGTGCTGGACGCGTCACACCCGGACATCTATGACTTCGTCACCACCAAGGCCGAATCGCCCAGCAATCTAACGCATTTCAACCTGTCCGTAGGCGTCACCGACGCGTTCCTGCGCGCCGTCGAACGCAAGGACGCGCACCGCCTGGTCAACCCGCGAACCGGCAAGACCGTCGCACGGATACCGGCTGCAGAGCTCTTTGATGCGATCTGTGAAGCTGCACATGCCTGCGGCGATCCCGGGCTGGTGTTCTTGGACACGATCAATCGGGCTAACCCGGTGCCGGGGAGGGGCCGCATCGAGGCGACCAACCCGTGCGGGGAGGTTCCGCTGCTGCCGTACGAGTCGTGCAATCTCGGCTCGATCAACCTGGCTCGCATGGTCACCGATGGTCGCGTCGACTTCGACCGGCTTGCCGACGTTGCCGCGGTGGCGGTGCGGTTTCTCGACGATGTCATCGACGTCAGCCGGTACCCGTTCCGGGAGCTGGGCGAGGCCACCCGGGCGACCCGCAAGATCGGGCTCGGTGTGATGGGTTTGGCGGAACTACTTGCCACACTGGGCATTCCGTACGATAGCGAAGACGGCGTGCGGTTAGCCGGCCAGGTGATGCGCCGCATTCAGCAGGCGGCGCACGCTGTGTCGAGGCGGTTGGCCGAAGAACGGGGCTCGTTTCCCGTATTCGCCGACAGCCGGTTCGCGGGTTCAGGACCGCGGCGCAACGCGCAGGTCACCTCCGTCGCCCCGACCGGCACCATCTCACTGATCGCGGGCACTACTGCGGGGATCGAGCCGATGTTCGCCATCGCCTTCACCCGGGCGGTCGTCGGCAGGCACCTGTTGGAGGTCAACCCGTGCTTCGACCGGCTGGCCCGCGATCGGGGGTTTTATCGCGATGAGCTGATCGCTGAGATCGCGCAGCGAGGGGGAGTGCGAGGCTATCCACAGTTGCCGGCCGAGGTACGTGCGGCCTTCCCGATCGCAGCCGAGATCGCGCCGCAGTGGCACTTGCGGATGCAGGCGGCCGTGCAGCGCCATGTCGATGCCGCGGTGTCCAAGACGGTCAATCTGCCCGCCACTGCTACCGTCGACGATGTCCGCGCGATCTATTTGGCCGCGTGGAGGGCGAAGGTCAAGGGCATCACGGTGTATCGCTACGGCAGTCGTGAAGGCCAGGTGCTGTCCTACGCGGCACCCGAACCGGTGCTGGCCCAGGCAGACACGGAATTCAGCGGCGGATGCGTCGGGCGGACATGCGAGTTCTGACCGGCGGTGACTTTTGACTCTCGTCAGCATGCAGGTTCGCGGCGTACCAACGAGAGCGTGTGCCACAGAACACAATTGCCTCCGGTCATCGAGATCGATGTGACAACGCACGGCGAACTGCCCGGTGCGGCCGACTACGCGCGCAGCAAGATCGGTGAGCTCGGGCGGCTCACCCACCGACCGGTGCTGCACGCCCATGTCAAACTAACCGCGCATCACGATCCGGCGGTGCAGCGACCCGTGGTCGCGCAGGCCAATCTGGACGTGCAAGGCCGACTGGTCCATGCTCAAGTTGAGGCCGCGACCGCGCACGAAGCGATTGATCGACTCGAGGCCAGGTTGCGGCACCTGCTTGAACGGGCCGCCGAACACTGGGAAGCGCGGCGTGGTGAGCTAGCCGCGGCCGGTCCGCATGAGTGGCGGCACGACTCCGAGCCCACACACCGACCGAGATACTTTGTCCGGCCGGCCGATGAACGCCGTGTCATCCGCCGCAAGTCCTTCGCCATGGCGCCCTGCACGGTCGACGAGGCGGCGCTCGAATGGACTTGCTCGACTATGACTTCCACCTGTTCACCGAGAAAGGCACCGTCAGCGCCGGTGTCCTCTATCGGGGCGGCCCGACGGGCTATCGCCTGGCGCTGGTAGCACCGGCGCCTGCGGATCGGCTGAGCCCGTTCGAGCTGCCCGTGACGATCAGCCCCCAGCCGGCGCCATGCCTCACCGAGAAGGAAGCCGCCGAGCGGCTCG is drawn from Candidatus Mycolicibacterium alkanivorans and contains these coding sequences:
- a CDS encoding MBL fold metallo-hydrolase, with protein sequence MFDPGEGTQRQLTLAGVAASSVTRLCLSHFHGDHGLGVPGILQAPVSRSAEPSTGVLPRVGPGVFRPAAARLCCSTTSSACASSRLRGWADRRGHVRDPKGAAPGPPHRGRGRNRMNVLGRNRRDLWT
- a CDS encoding DUF1918 domain-containing protein; amino-acid sequence: MKAKIGDWLVIKGTTIDLPDQRGLITEVHSSDGSPPYLVRWLETEHVATVFPGPDAVVVTAEEQEEADERAQHRFGAVQSEILLGKSK
- a CDS encoding adenosylcobalamin-dependent ribonucleoside-diphosphate reductase produces the protein MKSATTAGWPAKVRRRDGTLVPFDVARIETAIARAAREVAYDGPDMPVTVARAVADALGPRIAPVEEIQDFVEARLGETGLDDVARAYIIYRQQRAELRAAKALLGVRDDLKLSLAAVTVLRERYLLRDEKGMPSESTGEMMDRAARFVAAAEDDYLPGSSTRRAEEFSALLRKLEFLPNSPTLMNAGTELGLLSGCFVLPVEDSLHSIFTTLGQAAEIQRSGGGTGYSFSHLRPAGDRVASTGGTASGPVSFLRLYDTAAGVVSMGGRRRGACMAVLDASHPDIYDFVTTKAESPSNLTHFNLSVGVTDAFLRAVERKDAHRLVNPRTGKTVARIPAAELFDAICEAAHACGDPGLVFLDTINRANPVPGRGRIEATNPCGEVPLLPYESCNLGSINLARMVTDGRVDFDRLADVAAVAVRFLDDVIDVSRYPFRELGEATRATRKIGLGVMGLAELLATLGIPYDSEDGVRLAGQVMRRIQQAAHAVSRRLAEERGSFPVFADSRFAGSGPRRNAQVTSVAPTGTISLIAGTTAGIEPMFAIAFTRAVVGRHLLEVNPCFDRLARDRGFYRDELIAEIAQRGGVRGYPQLPAEVRAAFPIAAEIAPQWHLRMQAAVQRHVDAAVSKTVNLPATATVDDVRAIYLAAWRAKVKGITVYRYGSREGQVLSYAAPEPVLAQADTEFSGGCVGRTCEF